From Virgibacillus ihumii, the proteins below share one genomic window:
- the rsgA gene encoding ribosome small subunit-dependent GTPase A, which produces MASGRIIKAISGFYYVKSGDEIIECKSRGVFRKKKITPLVGDFVEFDQDEAYILEVKPRQNSLIRPPVANIDQAIIVSSAIMPDFNPLLLDRFLVLIESKEIKPIIFVTKEDLIPDAQRADIINHLETYKKTGYTVELLTAKESEDLTHMHQYFSGNVSVIAGQSGVGKSSFLNAINPELALKTDDISMSLGRGKHTTRHVELVEAGNGLVADTPGFSSLNFDGIAAADLDECFPELRSRKHECKFRGCLHHKEPKCEVKLAVERGELSSFRYEHYISFLNEIKERKPRY; this is translated from the coding sequence ATGGCATCTGGCAGAATAATTAAGGCAATAAGCGGATTTTACTATGTGAAGTCCGGCGATGAAATAATTGAATGCAAAAGCAGGGGTGTGTTCCGGAAGAAAAAAATCACTCCGCTTGTTGGTGATTTTGTCGAATTTGACCAGGATGAAGCATATATTTTGGAAGTTAAACCAAGACAAAACAGTCTCATACGCCCACCGGTCGCGAATATTGATCAAGCGATTATTGTCAGTTCTGCCATCATGCCTGATTTTAACCCGCTGTTGCTGGACCGGTTTCTGGTATTGATTGAATCAAAGGAAATTAAGCCAATTATCTTTGTGACCAAAGAAGATTTAATCCCGGATGCTCAACGGGCAGATATAATCAATCATTTGGAGACGTACAAAAAAACAGGCTATACAGTGGAATTACTGACCGCAAAAGAATCGGAGGATTTGACGCATATGCATCAATATTTTTCCGGTAATGTTTCAGTCATAGCCGGTCAGTCTGGTGTAGGAAAGTCCTCATTTCTGAATGCCATCAATCCTGAACTGGCATTGAAGACTGATGATATTTCCATGAGTTTGGGCAGGGGGAAACATACAACCAGACATGTTGAACTTGTTGAAGCGGGAAATGGTCTGGTCGCAGATACACCCGGTTTCAGTTCGCTTAATTTTGATGGGATTGCTGCCGCTGATCTTGATGAATGCTTTCCGGAATTACGGAGCAGAAAACACGAATGTAAATTCCGCGGCTGTCTACATCATAAGGAACCAAAATGTGAAGTGAAACTGGCGGTTGAGCGCGGGGAATTATCTTCATTCAGATATGAGCATTATATAAGTTTTTTGAACGAAATAAAAGAACGAAAGCCGAGGTATTGA
- the rpe gene encoding ribulose-phosphate 3-epimerase: MTKIAPSILSANFADLGKEIQDVEQGGADYIHVDVMDGHFVPNITIGPLIVEAIKPKTKLPLDVHLMIDNPDEFIPQFAEAGASIITVHQEACVHLHRTLQLIKKSGAKPGVVLNPATPAEMIKEVLHEVDLVLIMTVNPGFGGQSFIHQAVEKIKKIAEWRNELDLSYEIEVDGGVNTETANLCTDAGADVLVAGSAVFKKSDRKRAMDEILTAAKGKY; this comes from the coding sequence ATGACAAAAATAGCACCTTCCATCCTATCAGCAAATTTTGCTGATTTGGGCAAGGAAATTCAGGATGTGGAACAGGGAGGAGCCGATTATATCCATGTAGATGTAATGGATGGACATTTTGTTCCCAATATCACAATTGGTCCATTAATTGTTGAAGCAATTAAACCGAAAACAAAATTGCCTTTGGATGTGCACTTAATGATTGATAATCCAGATGAATTCATACCACAATTTGCTGAAGCAGGAGCATCCATCATCACCGTGCACCAGGAGGCTTGTGTTCACTTACACCGTACCCTGCAGCTGATTAAAAAAAGCGGAGCGAAGCCGGGCGTTGTTCTAAATCCGGCAACTCCGGCGGAGATGATAAAAGAAGTATTGCATGAGGTGGATTTGGTATTAATTATGACGGTGAATCCGGGATTTGGCGGCCAATCATTTATCCATCAGGCGGTAGAAAAAATAAAGAAAATAGCCGAATGGCGCAACGAACTGGATTTATCGTATGAAATTGAGGTTGATGGCGGTGTCAATACCGAAACCGCAAATTTGTGCACAGATGCCGGAGCGGATGTTTTGGTAGCTGGCAGTGCCGTTTTTAAAAAATCGGACCGAAAACGGGCTATGGATGAAATATTGACTGCAGCCAAAGGGAAATATTAA
- a CDS encoding thiamine diphosphokinase yields MVSVGIVGNGPLEHIPSLQDFQDSVDVWIGADRGALTIIENNLRPVFAAGDFDSITEMERERIERNSDAFLEYPVEKDQTDLEIALWQAYDLNPDCIYLFGVTGGRLDHAMVNMQLLYQLLKRNIRGIIADRQNLLELAEPGKHSIFHHSAFPNISFLPFTPEIKGLTLSGFYYPLADETVSWGSTLCISNKLLSKSGTFSFEAGILLVIKSRDAEFNAIPR; encoded by the coding sequence ATGGTATCAGTCGGAATCGTTGGAAATGGTCCATTAGAACATATTCCCAGCCTCCAGGACTTTCAGGACAGTGTAGATGTATGGATTGGTGCTGACCGTGGAGCATTGACCATTATAGAGAATAATCTCCGCCCTGTATTTGCGGCAGGAGATTTTGACTCCATAACCGAAATGGAAAGAGAGCGAATTGAACGAAATTCCGACGCATTTTTGGAATATCCGGTTGAAAAAGATCAGACGGATTTGGAAATTGCGTTATGGCAAGCATATGATCTGAATCCGGACTGTATTTATTTGTTTGGAGTAACCGGGGGCCGTCTGGATCATGCGATGGTCAATATGCAGCTTTTGTATCAACTGCTCAAACGCAATATTCGCGGCATTATTGCCGATAGACAGAATCTGCTGGAATTGGCTGAACCGGGAAAACATTCCATTTTCCATCACAGTGCATTTCCTAATATTTCTTTTCTGCCGTTCACACCGGAAATAAAGGGTTTGACACTCAGCGGATTTTATTATCCATTGGCCGATGAAACTGTGTCATGGGGGTCAACCCTGTGTATATCGAACAAGCTTCTTTCAAAAAGTGGTACTTTTTCATTCGAGGCAGGCATACTATTAGTAATAAAGAGTCGTGATGCTGAATTTAATGCGATTCCAAGGTGA
- the spoVM gene encoding stage V sporulation protein SpoVM, with the protein MKFYTIKLPRFIGGFVRVVIGTFKKDK; encoded by the coding sequence ATGAAATTTTATACTATTAAACTCCCACGATTTATCGGCGGATTTGTCCGGGTTGTTATCGGTACTTTTAAAAAGGATAAATAA
- the rpmB gene encoding 50S ribosomal protein L28, with protein MARKCVVTGRKTRTGNKRSHAMNSNKRNWKANVQKVRIMVDGKPKRVYVSARALKSGKVERV; from the coding sequence ATGGCTAGAAAATGTGTTGTAACTGGACGTAAAACTCGCACTGGAAACAAACGTTCTCACGCTATGAATTCCAACAAGCGTAATTGGAAAGCTAATGTGCAGAAAGTTCGTATTATGGTAGACGGCAAGCCGAAACGTGTTTACGTATCTGCTCGCGCCTTGAAATCAGGTAAAGTAGAGCGCGTATAA
- a CDS encoding Asp23/Gls24 family envelope stress response protein, whose amino-acid sequence MSIELNTNDGQVTITNEVIATIAGGAAIECYGIVGMASKSQIRDGLAEILRKENFSRGIIVRQEENHLHIDMYIIVSYGTKISEVAHNVQSQVKYTLHKSLGLSIDSVNIYIQGVRVAAE is encoded by the coding sequence ATGTCCATTGAACTTAATACAAATGACGGTCAGGTAACTATCACAAATGAAGTGATAGCCACTATAGCTGGTGGAGCTGCCATTGAATGTTACGGAATTGTTGGTATGGCATCAAAAAGCCAAATTCGGGATGGGCTGGCAGAGATCCTCAGGAAAGAAAATTTTTCACGGGGAATCATAGTACGACAGGAAGAAAATCATCTTCATATTGACATGTATATAATTGTAAGTTATGGAACTAAAATTTCTGAAGTGGCACACAATGTTCAATCACAAGTAAAATATACCCTGCATAAATCACTGGGGCTGTCGATTGACTCAGTTAATATTTATATTCAGGGTGTTCGGGTGGCAGCAGAATAA